GGCGTCCGGCACCTCGGCCGCCTTGCCCAGCCCGACCCCCACATGCCCCTGTTCGTCGCCCACGACCACCAGCGCGCTGAAATTGAAGCGCTTGGCCCCCTTGGTCACCTTGGCCACGCGGTTGATCCACACCGCCTTCTCATAGGTGATGTTCAGCGTATTTGGGTCGATGCGCTCGCTCACTCCCCGCCTCCCCTCCTGGTCCCGCTCAGAACTCCAGCCCGCCGGCGCGCGCCCCCTCGGCCAGGGCTTTGACCCGCCCGTGGTAGGCATACCCGGCGCGGTCGAAGACGACCCGGGTGATGCCTCGTTCCCGCGCCCTCCGGGCAATCAGCTCGCCGACCACTCGGCTGGCCTCCACTTTCCGCTTCCCTTTTACCTGCTCGCGCAGCTCCGGGTCGAGCGTCGAGGCCGCGGCCAGGGTGTGACCCTGTCCGTCGTCGACGACCTGTGCGTAGATGTGCCCCAGGCTGCGGAAGACCACCAGACGGGGTCGCGTCACCGTCCCGCTCACCCGCTGGCGGACCCGCAGGTGCCGCCGCTTCCGCAAGAGGTTGCGGTCCGTTCGCCTCAGCATCGTCCGCCCCTACACCTTGCCGCCAGCAGCGGTGCGCCCCGCCTTCCCTGGCTTGAGCCGGACCCGCTCTCCCAGGTAGCGGATGCCCTTGCCCTTGTAGGGGTCGGGGGGACGGACGGCGCGCACGCGGGCCGCCACCTGGCCCACGAGCTCCCGATCGATGCCGCTGACCACGATCCGGGTGGGGGCCGGGACCTCGAAGGTGATCCCGGGAGGAGGCACCACCTCCACGGGGTGCGCGTATCCCACGGTGAGCACCAGGGTCTCCCCCTGCTTGCTGGCGCGGTAGCCGACGCCCTGGATCTCCAGCTCCAGGCGATAGCCCTCGGTCACGCCGCGCACCATGTTGGCCAGCAGGGCGCGGGTGAGCCCGTGCAGGGCGCGATGCTGCCGTTGGTCCGAGGCCCGCGTCACCATCAGGTTGCCGTCCCGCAGCTCCACGCGCACATCCGGGTGGAAGGTCCGCTCCAGGGTGCCCCGGGGGCCCTGCACCGAGACATGCGACCCCTCCACGCGCACCTCCACCCCTGGAGGAATGGGGATGGGTGCCCGTCCTACCCGCGACACGGCCTGCTCCCTCCCGTGTGCCCTCCGGGTCTACCAGACATAGGCCACCACCTCCCCTCCCACCCCCTGCCGCCGCGCCTGCCGGTCGGTCATAAGCCCGCGGGAGGTGGAGAGAATGGCCACGCCCAGGCCGCCACGTACCCGGGGGATCTCCGTGCGGCGAGAGTACACACGCAACCCGGGACGGCTCACCCGGCGGATGCCGGTGAGCACCGGTTCCCGCCGCGGGCCGTAGCGCAGGGTAATGCGCAGGATGCCCTGTGGGCCGCGGTGGATGCGCTGCACATCGGCGATGAATCCCTCCTCCTTGAGGATCCGCGCTATCTCCCACTTCAGCCGGCTGGCCGGGACGTCCACGGTCTCGTGCCGCGCAGCGCTGGCGTTGCGAATGCGCGTCAGCATGTCTGCAATGGTATCGGTGACCACACCACCCATGGCCGCCTCCTCGACGTCACCAGCTGGCCTTGACCACGCCGGGAATCTCCCCCCGGTGGGCCAGCTGCCGCAGGCAGATGCGGCACAGGCCGAACCTGCGGAAGACGGCCCGCGGCCGGCCGCAGCGCAGACAGCGCGAGTAAGCGCGCACTTTGAACTTCGGAGTGCGCTGCCACTTCTCCAGCAAGGCCTTCTTCGCCATCGCTCCCCCTCAGCCGACCGACGCCCCCTCCCGCAGCGGCAGCCCCAGCAGGCGCAGCAGCTCCCGCGCCTCCTCGTCCGTGCGGGCGGTGGTCACCACGGTGATGTCCATACCGCGAATCTTGTCCACCCGGTCGTAGTCGATCTCGGGAAAGATGAGTTGCTCCTTCACCCCGATGTTCAGGTTGCCCCGGCCGTCGAAGGCCCGCTCCGAGATGCCCTTGAAGTCCTTGATCCGCGGCAGGGCTACATTGAACAGCTTGTCCAGGAATTCGTACATCCGCTCCCCGCGCAGCGTTACCTTGGCGCCGATGGCCACCCCGGCCCGCAACTTGAAGTTGGCGATGGACTTCTTGGCCCGGGTCACCAACGGCCGCTGCCCGGTGATCAGGGCCAGCTCCTCCACCGCCTTGTCGATCTGCCGCGGGTCGGCGGTGGCCTCACCCACCCGCATGTTCACCACCACCTTCTCCACCCGCGGCACCTGCATCACGTTCCGGTAGGCGAAGCGGGCCCGCAGCCGGGGAACCACCTCCTGCCGGTAGCGTTCCTTCAATCGCGCAGCCACCACCGACGCCTCCTCAGCCGATCTGCTCGCCGCAGCGGCGGCAGACGCGCACTTTGCCGCCGTCGGGCAGGTAGTCGTGCCCGTAGCGGACCGCCTCGCCGCACTTGGGGCAGACCAGCATCACCCGGCTCGCCGGGATCCTGGCCTCTTTCTCCACGATGCCGCCCTGCGGCAGCTTGGGCGTGGGCTTGGCGTGCCGCTTCACCACGTTCACGCCCTCCACGATAATCCGGCCGTCCTTGGGGAAGACTTTGAGCACCCTCCCGCGCTTCCCCCGGTTCCTCCCGGCGATCACCTCCACGGTGTCGCCCTTGCGCACATGCACCCGCTGTCGCCAGGCCACCGCCATCTGCCTACAGCACCTCCGGGGCCAGGGAGATTATCTTCATGAACTGGCGCTCCCGCAGCTCACGGGCTACCGGGCCGAAGATGCGCGTCCCCCGCGGGTTCTGGCCATCAGGGGTGAGCAGGACGGCGGCGTTGTCGTCGAAGCGGATGTAGGACCCGTCCGGCCGGCGTACCTCCTTGCGCGTGCGTACCACCACCGCCTTCACGATCTCCCCTTTGCGCACGGGGCTGTTGGGGATGGCCTGCTTCACGCTGCCCACCACGATGTCTCCCACGGTGGCGTAGCGCCGCTGTCCGCCGCCCAGGACGCGGATCACCAGAATCTCTCGGGCCCCCGTGTTGTCAGCCACCTTCAGGCGGCTCTGCTGCTGGATCATGCCTCCGCCTCCCCGGTCGGGACGGCCGCCGGCAGGGTGCGGTGCTCCAGGATACGCACGATGCGCCAGCGCTTCTCCTTGGAGAGCGGCCGGGTCTCCGCCAGGAGCACCACGTCCCCCACCCGGCTGGCGTTCTCCGCGTCGTGCGCCTTCAGCGTCTTCACCTGGCGCACGGCCTTCTTGTACAGCGGGTGGCGGCGCAGCGACTCCACACGCACCACCCGCGTCTTTGCCATCCGGTCGCTGATCACCACACCCACCCGTTCCTTTCGCTTGCCTCGCTCTCCCCTCACGCCCGCATCCCCTTCGCCCGCAGCACGGTCTTCAACCGGGCCACGTCCCGGCGCAGCTCCCGGATCCGCCCGGTGTTGCGCTGCTGGCTGACCTTGACCCGGAGGCTGAAGAGCTCGCGCAGGGCGTCGTCCAGCTTCTTGCGCAGCTCCTCCGGCGTCATCTCGCGGTATGCTGCAGCCCGCATCAGGCCGCCACCTCCGGCCGCGTCACCACCTTGGTCTTGATGGGCAGCTTGTGCCCGGCCAGGCGCATGGCCTCCCGCGCCACCTCTTCGTCCACTCCGGCCAGCTCAAAGAGGATCCGTCCTGGCCGCACCACCGCCACCCATCCCTCGGGGTTGCCCTTGCCGCTGCCCATCCGGGTTTCCGCCGGCTTCTTGGTAACCGGCTTGTCCGGGAAGACCCGGATCCACACCTTTCCCCCCCGCTTGAGAAACCGGGTGATGGCCACCCGCGCCGCCTCCAGCTGCTGGCTGGTGATCCAGGCCGGCTCAAGGGCCTGCAGCCCGAACTGGCCGAAGGCGACGCTGGAGCCGGCCAAGGCCTTCCCCCGCCTCGTGCCCCGGTGGGCCTTACGAAACTTGGTGCGCTTAGGCGCCAGCATCCTCGTCCCTCCGCCTGACCGCTACCGCCGGGGTGCGCGAGGGGATGACCACCGTCTCCCCCGCCTCTGCCGCAGGCGGCTCCGCAGGCTGCAGACGCGGAGGCCGGCGGTGCTCCAGCTCCGTCCGCTTGGGCTCGGGGAGGATGTCTCCCCGGTAGATCCAGACCTTGACCCCGATGCGGCCGTAGGTGGTCAGCGCCTCGGCCACGCCGAAGTCGATGTCTGCGCGCAGCGTGTGCAGGGGCACCCGGCCCTCGCGGTACCACTCGTAGCGAGCGATCTCGGCGCCGGCCAGGCGACCGCTGGCGGCGATACGAATGCCCTTGGCCCCGGCGCGCAGGCTACGCTGGACCGCCTGCTTCATCGCCCGGCGGTAGGCGACGCGGCGCTCCAGCTGCTGCGCCACGTTCTCCGCCACCAGCTGCGCCTCCAGCTCCGGGCGGCGGATCTCCTGCACGTTGAGCTGGAGCTGCTTGCCGGTCATGGCCTCCAGTTCCTTCTTCAAGGCGTCAATGCCGGTTCCGCCCCGGCCGATGATGATGCCGGGACGGGCGGCGTGGATGGTCACGCGCACGCGATTGGCCGCGCGCTCGATCTCAATGCGGGAGATCCCTGCCCGGAAGAGCGATCGCTTGATGTACGCGCGGATGCGCTGATCTTCCTGGATCAGCGGTGCCATCTGCCGGGCGTACCAGCGCGACTCCCAATCGCGGATGATTCCCACGCGCAGTCCCACCGGATGCACCTTCTGACCCACGCCTCACCTCCAGACCACCCCGCAAACTCGCATGAGGAGTTTGCGGGGACCCCGGTCTCCCCTTGCCCGCTGCACCCTACGACTTCTCCCCCACCACCACTGTGACGTGGCTGCTCCGCCGCGTCACCACGTCCACGCGGCCCCGCGCCCGCGGCGCCAGACGGCGCATGGAGGGGCCGGCGTCCACATAGGCCCGGGTGACGATCAGGTCGTTCCGTGCCAGGTCCAGGTTGTTCTGTGCGTTGGCCACCGCGGACTTGAGCACCTTCTCCAGCACCCGCGCCGCCCGGTGCGGCATGAAGCGCAGCAGCGCCTGCGCCTCGTCCACCGGCCGGCCGCGAATCTGCTCCGCCACTCGCCGCACCTTCAGTGGAGAGATGCGGACGTATCGGGCCACCGCCTTGACTTCCATCGCCTGCCTGCTCCTGGTGCCCCCTCGCGCCTACTTCAACGCCGTGGTGCGCTCTGTGTGCGCGCCGTGGCCGCGGAAGGTACGGGTGGGGGCAAACTCCCCCAGCTTGTGCCCCACCATCTGCTCGGTGATGTAGATGGGCACGTGCTTGCGGCCGTCGTGGACGGCGATGGTGTGCCCCACGAACTCCGGAAGGATGGTGGAGCGCCGCGACCAGGTCCGGATCACCCTCCGCTCCCGCGACCGGTTGAGCTCCCGCACCTTCTCCAGCAGGTGTGCGTCCACGAAGGGCCCCTTCTTCCTCGACCGTCCCATCACGTCCTCCGTCACCTGCGCCGCTTCACGATCAGGCGGTCGCTGGGCTTGCGCCGCCGGGTCTTAGCGCCCAGGGTCGGCTTGCCCCAGGGGCTGACCGGCCCGGGCATCCCCACCGGGGAGCGGCCCTCGCCACCGCCGTGGGGGTGGCTGGCCGGGTCCATGGCCACCCCGCGCACGCTGGGACGCCACCCCAGCCACCGCTTCCGGCCGGCCTTGCCCAGCTTGATCGCCTCGTGCTCCGCGTTGCCCACCTGACCCACGGTGGCCTTGCATTCCAGGGAGACCAGCCGCACCTCGCCCGAGGGCAGGCGCAGGTGGGCAAAACCGCCCTCCTTGGCCATGATCTGCGCCCCGCTGCCCGCCGCGCGCACCAGCTGCCCGCCGCGCCCGGGATGCAGCTCCACGTTGTGCACGATGGTCCCCGCGGGGATATCGCGCAGAGGC
This portion of the Armatimonadota bacterium genome encodes:
- the rplE gene encoding 50S ribosomal protein L5 gives rise to the protein MAARLKERYRQEVVPRLRARFAYRNVMQVPRVEKVVVNMRVGEATADPRQIDKAVEELALITGQRPLVTRAKKSIANFKLRAGVAIGAKVTLRGERMYEFLDKLFNVALPRIKDFKGISERAFDGRGNLNIGVKEQLIFPEIDYDRVDKIRGMDITVVTTARTDEEARELLRLLGLPLREGASVG
- the rplF gene encoding 50S ribosomal protein L6, with protein sequence MSRVGRAPIPIPPGVEVRVEGSHVSVQGPRGTLERTFHPDVRVELRDGNLMVTRASDQRQHRALHGLTRALLANMVRGVTEGYRLELEIQGVGYRASKQGETLVLTVGYAHPVEVVPPPGITFEVPAPTRIVVSGIDRELVGQVAARVRAVRPPDPYKGKGIRYLGERVRLKPGKAGRTAAGGKV
- the rplX gene encoding 50S ribosomal protein L24 — translated: MAVAWRQRVHVRKGDTVEVIAGRNRGKRGRVLKVFPKDGRIIVEGVNVVKRHAKPTPKLPQGGIVEKEARIPASRVMLVCPKCGEAVRYGHDYLPDGGKVRVCRRCGEQIG
- the rplB gene encoding 50S ribosomal protein L2 — its product is MGIKKFKPTTPGRRFMTVPTFDEITRTEPERSLVEPLRRTGGRNTQGKITVRHRGGGHKRLYRLIDFKRDKDGVAARVAAIEYDPNRSARIALLHYADGEKRYILAPEGLRVGQQVTSGPGAEIQPGNALPLRDIPAGTIVHNVELHPGRGGQLVRAAGSGAQIMAKEGGFAHLRLPSGEVRLVSLECKATVGQVGNAEHEAIKLGKAGRKRWLGWRPSVRGVAMDPASHPHGGGEGRSPVGMPGPVSPWGKPTLGAKTRRRKPSDRLIVKRRR
- the rplN gene encoding 50S ribosomal protein L14 produces the protein MIQQQSRLKVADNTGAREILVIRVLGGGQRRYATVGDIVVGSVKQAIPNSPVRKGEIVKAVVVRTRKEVRRPDGSYIRFDDNAAVLLTPDGQNPRGTRIFGPVARELRERQFMKIISLAPEVL
- the rplP gene encoding 50S ribosomal protein L16, with amino-acid sequence MLAPKRTKFRKAHRGTRRGKALAGSSVAFGQFGLQALEPAWITSQQLEAARVAITRFLKRGGKVWIRVFPDKPVTKKPAETRMGSGKGNPEGWVAVVRPGRILFELAGVDEEVAREAMRLAGHKLPIKTKVVTRPEVAA
- the rpsQ gene encoding 30S ribosomal protein S17, with protein sequence MRGERGKRKERVGVVISDRMAKTRVVRVESLRRHPLYKKAVRQVKTLKAHDAENASRVGDVVLLAETRPLSKEKRWRIVRILEHRTLPAAVPTGEAEA
- the rpsS gene encoding 30S ribosomal protein S19, encoding MGRSRKKGPFVDAHLLEKVRELNRSRERRVIRTWSRRSTILPEFVGHTIAVHDGRKHVPIYITEQMVGHKLGEFAPTRTFRGHGAHTERTTALK
- a CDS encoding type Z 30S ribosomal protein S14; protein product: MAKKALLEKWQRTPKFKVRAYSRCLRCGRPRAVFRRFGLCRICLRQLAHRGEIPGVVKASW
- the rpmC gene encoding 50S ribosomal protein L29 is translated as MRAAAYREMTPEELRKKLDDALRELFSLRVKVSQQRNTGRIRELRRDVARLKTVLRAKGMRA
- the rplR gene encoding 50S ribosomal protein L18, translated to MLRRTDRNLLRKRRHLRVRQRVSGTVTRPRLVVFRSLGHIYAQVVDDGQGHTLAAASTLDPELREQVKGKRKVEASRVVGELIARRARERGITRVVFDRAGYAYHGRVKALAEGARAGGLEF
- the rpsH gene encoding 30S ribosomal protein S8; protein product: MGGVVTDTIADMLTRIRNASAARHETVDVPASRLKWEIARILKEEGFIADVQRIHRGPQGILRITLRYGPRREPVLTGIRRVSRPGLRVYSRRTEIPRVRGGLGVAILSTSRGLMTDRQARRQGVGGEVVAYVW
- the rplV gene encoding 50S ribosomal protein L22, which encodes MEVKAVARYVRISPLKVRRVAEQIRGRPVDEAQALLRFMPHRAARVLEKVLKSAVANAQNNLDLARNDLIVTRAYVDAGPSMRRLAPRARGRVDVVTRRSSHVTVVVGEKS
- the rpsC gene encoding 30S ribosomal protein S3, with product MGQKVHPVGLRVGIIRDWESRWYARQMAPLIQEDQRIRAYIKRSLFRAGISRIEIERAANRVRVTIHAARPGIIIGRGGTGIDALKKELEAMTGKQLQLNVQEIRRPELEAQLVAENVAQQLERRVAYRRAMKQAVQRSLRAGAKGIRIAASGRLAGAEIARYEWYREGRVPLHTLRADIDFGVAEALTTYGRIGVKVWIYRGDILPEPKRTELEHRRPPRLQPAEPPAAEAGETVVIPSRTPAVAVRRRDEDAGA